The following are from one region of the Ptychodera flava strain L36383 chromosome 15, AS_Pfla_20210202, whole genome shotgun sequence genome:
- the LOC139151562 gene encoding galanin receptor 2b-like — MASDFAHNDYDGNDSFLQNGSSFDEYYSRPDQIIMPVLFSVIFAVGLIGNVLVMVTVIAGRGRQNTTNIFITNLAVADLLLSIFCTPFMMTLFLVSDWIFSEAVCKLNNFLYYCTMLVSVFTMVAMSMDRYLAVVYPIRTMKIRTPMVAIGALVVIWTLSIATAMPYMMVYVVGTEVYPDGEEVTYCTDFWPGPNQRRVYNACIFVIGYLLPFLMITVIYLLMLKRLWSSVAPSNTSNDNQKAKKKVTQMVMVVVLVFGICWLPHHIITMWSNFDWYFPYNIGTYVLRLMAMFLSAFNSCVNPLIYAFMSESFRKNFKKALTCYRRSNRVGTSTASTQPSNVKQNTTGTSSTDDFCSNEQV, encoded by the coding sequence ATGGCATCTGATTTTGCTCACAACGATTACGACGGAAACGACTCGTTTTTGCAAAACGGGTCCTCCTTTGACGAATACTACTCACGGCCGGACCAAATAATCATGCCGGTTCTATTCAGCGTCATTTTTGCAGTTGGCTTGATCGGCAACGTGCTGGTGATGGTCACTGTGATCGCGGGCAGGGGCCGCCAGAACACCACGAACATTTTCATCACGAACCTGGCAGTCGCGGACTTGCTACTGTCCATCTTCTGCACGCCGTTCATGATGACACTCTTTCTCGTATCCGACTGGATATTCAGCGAGGCTGTCTGTAAGCTGAATAATTTCCTGTACTACTGCACCATGTTGGTCAGCGTCTTCACGATGGTAGCTATGTCTATGGATCGGTATCTGGCTGTCGTTTACCCAATACGCACAATGAAGATCCGTACACCCATGGTTGCGATCGGCGCCCTGGTAGTGATATGGACTCTCTCCATAGCAACGGCAATGCCCTACATGATGGTGTACGTCGTCGGTACAGAAGTCTACCCCGACGGCGAAGAAGTGACCTATTGCACGGATTTTTGGCCGGGACCAAACCAACGTCGCGTGTATAATGCCTGCATCTTCGTAATTGGCTATCTGCTGCCCTTCCTAATGATAACAGTGATCTACTTACTGATGCTGAAGAGGCTGTGGAGCAGTGTGGCACCGAGCAATACCTCCAACGATAACCAGAAGGCCAAGAAGAAAGTGACGCAGATGGTCATGGTGGTGGTATTGGTCTTTGGAATATGCTGGCTGCCGCACCACATCATCACCATGTGGTCCAACTTCGACTGGTACTTCCCGTACAACATCGGTACGTACGTGCTCCGGCTGATGGCCATGTTTCTGTCCGCCTTCAACTCGTGCGTCAACCCGCTCATCTACGCTTTCATGTCCGAGAGCTTCCGCAAGAACTTCAAGAAGGCGCTGACTTGCTACCGGCGAAGCAATCGGGTCGGTACGTCCACGGCGTCCACTCAGCCGTCGAACGTCAAACAGAACACCACCGGCACCTCGTCGACAGACGATTTCTGCTCCAATGAGCAGGTGTGA